A portion of the Oncorhynchus nerka isolate Pitt River linkage group LG27, Oner_Uvic_2.0, whole genome shotgun sequence genome contains these proteins:
- the LOC115118910 gene encoding protein phosphatase Slingshot homolog 1-like isoform X2, producing the protein MALVTLQRSPTPSAASTASTTTTNVGEDFGSDDERRLNQSLSESFFMVKGAALFLQQGSSPQDQKAHPHHKHAGDLPQHLQVMINILRSEDRIKLAVRLESAWSDRVRYMVVVYTSGRQDTEENILLGIDFSDKDSCSVGMVLPLWSDTKIHLDGDGGFSVNTVSRNHVFKPVSVQAMWSALQILHKVCEVSRRYNYFPGGMALTWMGYYESCIASEQSCINEWNAMRDLETLRPDSPTMFVDRPTERERTECLIKAKLRSIMMFQDLENVTSKQIRTELEQHMSCNLMQYKEFIDNEMLLILGQMDKATLIFDHLYLGSEWNASNLEELQDTGVGYILNVTREIDNFFPGTFSYHNIRVYDEETTDLLAHWNETYNFIVKAKKNHSKCLVHCKMGVSRSASTVIAYAMKEYGWSLEKAFNFVKQKRSITRPNTGFMRQLAEYEGILDASKQRHNKLWRPDRPDPDCDLHEGLQAQCCGGEYPANRTPEPGMSPCYEEALEEKGAACPLSPCRMISLEVDPAYNNYYFRRLSDSALDSDPSTPVRAPPLLDMERVFIEIEDVERDALLDDEAFEGREGLPLPHFGLAGVGTAAQTSCRGPEPLEELRLRLEFSTVEEEDEEEVQKDEAEMEALAQPGGRVGSAGGGDGEVEMVQEEEGEKEDNGLDLVTLNQNSNNNNHFNTLSSLNDTAPSKPAHPVKPSALSRSDNKPSHNMDSLTQDSDLCLNPTHLPSVPSVFVEVPSATLPLPLTSPDTPCSPSLLHPCGPLCDCANCAALPSTPLPDAQDSPCSLTSEDIAGEAKGEEGKLLGVSEPLPVPELLGLSLEEKRPAVACYVDQQQETLVQLQRSGLVRRRAERLERLSGLSQEGLHSLEPLDSPHSGAREGPSPVEVEFSAFPEDFPKSSTPCPVPLELLVVPLTNEVLLGAVGSGGLTPNSSPHGSTLTRSSSSDSIRSVRGKPGLVRQRAQEIETRMRLAGLTVPSSLKRSNSLAKLGSLNFSAEDLCSVCSSDAGTLLLLSLSPEPGLEWECPSTSSSAQPRAHRDQTTPERALSGGPRS; encoded by the exons GAGACTTACCTCAGCACCTGCAGGTGATGATCAACATTCTTCGCTCGGAGGACCGAATCAAACTG GCGGTGCGGTTGGAGAGTGCCTGGTCAGACAGAGTGCGTTACATGGTGGTGGTGTACACCAGCGGACGACAGGACACAGAGGAGAACATCCTGCTGGGTATAGACTTCAGCGACAAGGACAG CTGCTCCGTTGGCATGGTGCTGCCTCTGTGGAGTGACACCAAGATCCATCTGGATGGAGATGG GGGTTTCAGTGTGAACACAGTGAGCCGGAATCATGTCTTCAAACCTGTGTCTGTACAGGCCATGTG GTCGGCTCTGCAGATCCTCCACAAGGTGTGTGAGGTGTCCCGCAGGTACAACTACTTCCCCGGGGGCATGGCCCTCACCTGGATGGGTTACTATGAGAGCTGCATCGCCTCAGAGCAGAGCTGCATCAATGAGTGGAACGCCATGAGAGACCTGGAGACCTTGCGGCCTGACTCTCCCACCATGTTTGTCGACAG GCCCACAGAAAGGGAGCGGACAGAGTGCCTTATCAAAGCCAAACTCCGTAGCATCATGATGTTCCAGGACCTGGAGAACGTCACCTCTAAACAG ATCCGGACGGAGCTGGAGCAGCATATGAGCTGTAACCTGATGCAGTACAAGGAGTTCATCGACAACGAGATGCTGCTGATCCTGGGCCAGATGGACAAGGCAACACTCATATTTGACCACCTCTATCTG GGATCTGAATGGAATGCCTCCAATCTGGAAGAGCTTCAGGACACTGG GGTGGGCTATATCCTCAACGTCACCAGGGAGATAGATAACTTCTTCCCAGGAACATTCTCCTACCACAACATACGGGTCTATGATGAGGAGACTACAGACCTGCTGGCCCACTGGAACGAGACATACAACTTCATAGTTAAAGCAAA GAAGAACCACTCCAAGTGTCTGGTCCACTGTAAGATGGGTGTCAGCCGCTCGGCCTCCACCGTTATTGCTTACGCCATGAAGGAGTATGGTTGGTCACTGGAGAAGGCCTTCAACTTTGTCAAGCAGAAGAGAAGCATCACACGGCCCAACACAGGCTTCATGAGACAGCTGGCTGAGTATGAGGGCATCCTGGATGCCAG TAAGCAGCGTCACAACAAGCTGTGGCGTCCTGACCGCCCCGACCCAGACTGTGACCTCCATGAGGGACTGCAGGCCCAGTGCTGTGGGGGGGAGTACCCAGCGAACCGTACCCCTGAGCCGGGGATGTCCCCCTGCTATGAGGAGGCTCTTGAGGAGAAGGGGGCGGCATGTCCCCTTTCCCCCTGCAGGATGATCAGTCTGGAGGTGGACCCcgcctacaacaactactacttcCGCAGGCTGTCTGACTCGGCCCTGGACAGTGACCCCTCCACGCCGGTGCGCGCTCCGCCCCTACTGGACATGGAGCGGGTCTTCATAGAGATCGAGGACGTGGAGCGCGACGCCCTGCTGGATGACGAGGCCTTTGAGGGGCGGGAGGGCCTGCCGCTGCCACACTTTGGGCTGGCTGGGGTGGGGACGGCGGCCCAGACCTCTTGCCGGGGACCAGAGCCCCTGGAAGAGCTGCGCCTGCGTCTGGAGTTCAGCActgtagaggaggaggatgaggaggaggttcAGAAAGATGAAGCAGAGATGGAGGCGTTAGCACAGCCAGGAGGAAGAGTGGGGAGTGCAGGAggaggtgatggagaggtggagatggttcaggaagaggagggagagaaggaggacaaTGGGCTGGACCTGGTAACCCTGAACCAGAACTCCAACAATAACAACCACTTTAATACCCTGTCCAGCCTCAAT GACACTGCTCCTTCCAAACCCGCTCACCCAGTCAAGCCTTCAGCCCTCTCGCGATCAGACAACAAGCCCAGCCATAACATGGATTCATTGACCCAGGATTCTGATCTCTGCCTTAACCCCACACACCTCCCCAGTGTGCCCAGTGTCTTTGTGGAGGTCCCAAgtgccactctccctctcccacttacCTCCCCCGACACACCCTGTTCCCCCAGCCTGCTGCACCCCTGTGGCCCTCTGTGTGACTGTGCCAACTGTGCTGCTCTGCCCTCTACACCTCTGCCTGATGCCCAGGACTCCCCCTGCTCTCTGACATCTGAGGACATTGCTGGTGAGGCCAAGGGTGAGGAAGGGAAGCTTTTAGGGGTCTCTgagcctctccctgtcccagagcTGCTGGGACTGAGCCTGGAGGAGAAGAGGCCGGCGGTGGCCTGCTACGTGGACCAGCAGCAGGAGACTCTAGTGCAGCTACAGAGGTCAGGGCTGGTCCGCCGAAGggcagagaggctggagaggctgTCAGGTCTGTCCCAGGAGGGGCTTCATTCCTTGGAGCCTCTAGACAGCCCCCACTCAGGAGCCAGAGAGGGTCCCAGTCCTGTGGAGGTAGAGTTctcagccttcccagaagacttcCCCAAGTCCTCCACACCATGCCCAGTGCCCCTGGAGCTTCTGGTGGTTCCTCTGACTAACGAGGTCCTGCTGGGTGCAGTGGGGTCTGGGGGGCTGACGCCCAACTCTTCCCCCCATGGCTCCACACTGACACGTAGCTCCAGCAGTGACAGCATCCGCAGCGTCAGGGGCAAACCCGGCCTGGTGCGCCAGAGGGCTCAGGAGATCGAGACCCGCATGCGGCTGGCCGGCCTCACCGTGCCCTCAAGCCTCAAACGATCCAACTCACTGGCCAAACTGGGCAGTCTCAACTTCTCGGCCGAAGACCTGTGCTCCGTCTGCTCCTCGGATGCAGGcaccctcctgctcctctctctttccccagagCCAGGCCTAGAATGGGAGTgcccctccacctcttcctccgcCCAGCCCAGAGCACACAGGGACCAGACCACCCCAGAGAGAGCACTGTCCGGGGGTCCCAGGAGCTga
- the LOC115118910 gene encoding protein phosphatase Slingshot homolog 1-like isoform X5, protein MVKGAALFLQQGSSPQDQKAHPHHKHAGDLPQHLQVMINILRSEDRIKLAVRLESAWSDRVRYMVVVYTSGRQDTEENILLGIDFSDKDSKSCSVGMVLPLWSDTKIHLDGDGGFSVNTVSRNHVFKPVSVQAMWSALQILHKVCEVSRRYNYFPGGMALTWMGYYESCIASEQSCINEWNAMRDLETLRPDSPTMFVDRPTERERTECLIKAKLRSIMMFQDLENVTSKQIRTELEQHMSCNLMQYKEFIDNEMLLILGQMDKATLIFDHLYLGSEWNASNLEELQDTGVGYILNVTREIDNFFPGTFSYHNIRVYDEETTDLLAHWNETYNFIVKAKKNHSKCLVHCKMGVSRSASTVIAYAMKEYGWSLEKAFNFVKQKRSITRPNTGFMRQLAEYEGILDASKQRHNKLWRPDRPDPDCDLHEGLQAQCCGGEYPANRTPEPGMSPCYEEALEEKGAACPLSPCRMISLEVDPAYNNYYFRRLSDSALDSDPSTPVRAPPLLDMERVFIEIEDVERDALLDDEAFEGREGLPLPHFGLAGVGTAAQTSCRGPEPLEELRLRLEFSTVEEEDEEEVQKDEAEMEALAQPGGRVGSAGGGDGEVEMVQEEEGEKEDNGLDLVTLNQNSNNNNHFNTLSSLNDTAPSKPAHPVKPSALSRSDNKPSHNMDSLTQDSDLCLNPTHLPSVPSVFVEVPSATLPLPLTSPDTPCSPSLLHPCGPLCDCANCAALPSTPLPDAQDSPCSLTSEDIAGEAKGEEGKLLGVSEPLPVPELLGLSLEEKRPAVACYVDQQQETLVQLQRSGLVRRRAERLERLSGLSQEGLHSLEPLDSPHSGAREGPSPVEVEFSAFPEDFPKSSTPCPVPLELLVVPLTNEVLLGAVGSGGLTPNSSPHGSTLTRSSSSDSIRSVRGKPGLVRQRAQEIETRMRLAGLTVPSSLKRSNSLAKLGSLNFSAEDLCSVCSSDAGTLLLLSLSPEPGLEWECPSTSSSAQPRAHRDQTTPERALSGGPRS, encoded by the exons GAGACTTACCTCAGCACCTGCAGGTGATGATCAACATTCTTCGCTCGGAGGACCGAATCAAACTG GCGGTGCGGTTGGAGAGTGCCTGGTCAGACAGAGTGCGTTACATGGTGGTGGTGTACACCAGCGGACGACAGGACACAGAGGAGAACATCCTGCTGGGTATAGACTTCAGCGACAAGGACAG TAAAAGCTGCTCCGTTGGCATGGTGCTGCCTCTGTGGAGTGACACCAAGATCCATCTGGATGGAGATGG GGGTTTCAGTGTGAACACAGTGAGCCGGAATCATGTCTTCAAACCTGTGTCTGTACAGGCCATGTG GTCGGCTCTGCAGATCCTCCACAAGGTGTGTGAGGTGTCCCGCAGGTACAACTACTTCCCCGGGGGCATGGCCCTCACCTGGATGGGTTACTATGAGAGCTGCATCGCCTCAGAGCAGAGCTGCATCAATGAGTGGAACGCCATGAGAGACCTGGAGACCTTGCGGCCTGACTCTCCCACCATGTTTGTCGACAG GCCCACAGAAAGGGAGCGGACAGAGTGCCTTATCAAAGCCAAACTCCGTAGCATCATGATGTTCCAGGACCTGGAGAACGTCACCTCTAAACAG ATCCGGACGGAGCTGGAGCAGCATATGAGCTGTAACCTGATGCAGTACAAGGAGTTCATCGACAACGAGATGCTGCTGATCCTGGGCCAGATGGACAAGGCAACACTCATATTTGACCACCTCTATCTG GGATCTGAATGGAATGCCTCCAATCTGGAAGAGCTTCAGGACACTGG GGTGGGCTATATCCTCAACGTCACCAGGGAGATAGATAACTTCTTCCCAGGAACATTCTCCTACCACAACATACGGGTCTATGATGAGGAGACTACAGACCTGCTGGCCCACTGGAACGAGACATACAACTTCATAGTTAAAGCAAA GAAGAACCACTCCAAGTGTCTGGTCCACTGTAAGATGGGTGTCAGCCGCTCGGCCTCCACCGTTATTGCTTACGCCATGAAGGAGTATGGTTGGTCACTGGAGAAGGCCTTCAACTTTGTCAAGCAGAAGAGAAGCATCACACGGCCCAACACAGGCTTCATGAGACAGCTGGCTGAGTATGAGGGCATCCTGGATGCCAG TAAGCAGCGTCACAACAAGCTGTGGCGTCCTGACCGCCCCGACCCAGACTGTGACCTCCATGAGGGACTGCAGGCCCAGTGCTGTGGGGGGGAGTACCCAGCGAACCGTACCCCTGAGCCGGGGATGTCCCCCTGCTATGAGGAGGCTCTTGAGGAGAAGGGGGCGGCATGTCCCCTTTCCCCCTGCAGGATGATCAGTCTGGAGGTGGACCCcgcctacaacaactactacttcCGCAGGCTGTCTGACTCGGCCCTGGACAGTGACCCCTCCACGCCGGTGCGCGCTCCGCCCCTACTGGACATGGAGCGGGTCTTCATAGAGATCGAGGACGTGGAGCGCGACGCCCTGCTGGATGACGAGGCCTTTGAGGGGCGGGAGGGCCTGCCGCTGCCACACTTTGGGCTGGCTGGGGTGGGGACGGCGGCCCAGACCTCTTGCCGGGGACCAGAGCCCCTGGAAGAGCTGCGCCTGCGTCTGGAGTTCAGCActgtagaggaggaggatgaggaggaggttcAGAAAGATGAAGCAGAGATGGAGGCGTTAGCACAGCCAGGAGGAAGAGTGGGGAGTGCAGGAggaggtgatggagaggtggagatggttcaggaagaggagggagagaaggaggacaaTGGGCTGGACCTGGTAACCCTGAACCAGAACTCCAACAATAACAACCACTTTAATACCCTGTCCAGCCTCAAT GACACTGCTCCTTCCAAACCCGCTCACCCAGTCAAGCCTTCAGCCCTCTCGCGATCAGACAACAAGCCCAGCCATAACATGGATTCATTGACCCAGGATTCTGATCTCTGCCTTAACCCCACACACCTCCCCAGTGTGCCCAGTGTCTTTGTGGAGGTCCCAAgtgccactctccctctcccacttacCTCCCCCGACACACCCTGTTCCCCCAGCCTGCTGCACCCCTGTGGCCCTCTGTGTGACTGTGCCAACTGTGCTGCTCTGCCCTCTACACCTCTGCCTGATGCCCAGGACTCCCCCTGCTCTCTGACATCTGAGGACATTGCTGGTGAGGCCAAGGGTGAGGAAGGGAAGCTTTTAGGGGTCTCTgagcctctccctgtcccagagcTGCTGGGACTGAGCCTGGAGGAGAAGAGGCCGGCGGTGGCCTGCTACGTGGACCAGCAGCAGGAGACTCTAGTGCAGCTACAGAGGTCAGGGCTGGTCCGCCGAAGggcagagaggctggagaggctgTCAGGTCTGTCCCAGGAGGGGCTTCATTCCTTGGAGCCTCTAGACAGCCCCCACTCAGGAGCCAGAGAGGGTCCCAGTCCTGTGGAGGTAGAGTTctcagccttcccagaagacttcCCCAAGTCCTCCACACCATGCCCAGTGCCCCTGGAGCTTCTGGTGGTTCCTCTGACTAACGAGGTCCTGCTGGGTGCAGTGGGGTCTGGGGGGCTGACGCCCAACTCTTCCCCCCATGGCTCCACACTGACACGTAGCTCCAGCAGTGACAGCATCCGCAGCGTCAGGGGCAAACCCGGCCTGGTGCGCCAGAGGGCTCAGGAGATCGAGACCCGCATGCGGCTGGCCGGCCTCACCGTGCCCTCAAGCCTCAAACGATCCAACTCACTGGCCAAACTGGGCAGTCTCAACTTCTCGGCCGAAGACCTGTGCTCCGTCTGCTCCTCGGATGCAGGcaccctcctgctcctctctctttccccagagCCAGGCCTAGAATGGGAGTgcccctccacctcttcctccgcCCAGCCCAGAGCACACAGGGACCAGACCACCCCAGAGAGAGCACTGTCCGGGGGTCCCAGGAGCTga
- the LOC115118910 gene encoding protein phosphatase Slingshot homolog 1-like isoform X1, which translates to MALVTLQRSPTPSAASTASTTTTNVGEDFGSDDERRLNQSLSESFFMVKGAALFLQQGSSPQDQKAHPHHKHAGDLPQHLQVMINILRSEDRIKLAVRLESAWSDRVRYMVVVYTSGRQDTEENILLGIDFSDKDSKSCSVGMVLPLWSDTKIHLDGDGGFSVNTVSRNHVFKPVSVQAMWSALQILHKVCEVSRRYNYFPGGMALTWMGYYESCIASEQSCINEWNAMRDLETLRPDSPTMFVDRPTERERTECLIKAKLRSIMMFQDLENVTSKQIRTELEQHMSCNLMQYKEFIDNEMLLILGQMDKATLIFDHLYLGSEWNASNLEELQDTGVGYILNVTREIDNFFPGTFSYHNIRVYDEETTDLLAHWNETYNFIVKAKKNHSKCLVHCKMGVSRSASTVIAYAMKEYGWSLEKAFNFVKQKRSITRPNTGFMRQLAEYEGILDASKQRHNKLWRPDRPDPDCDLHEGLQAQCCGGEYPANRTPEPGMSPCYEEALEEKGAACPLSPCRMISLEVDPAYNNYYFRRLSDSALDSDPSTPVRAPPLLDMERVFIEIEDVERDALLDDEAFEGREGLPLPHFGLAGVGTAAQTSCRGPEPLEELRLRLEFSTVEEEDEEEVQKDEAEMEALAQPGGRVGSAGGGDGEVEMVQEEEGEKEDNGLDLVTLNQNSNNNNHFNTLSSLNDTAPSKPAHPVKPSALSRSDNKPSHNMDSLTQDSDLCLNPTHLPSVPSVFVEVPSATLPLPLTSPDTPCSPSLLHPCGPLCDCANCAALPSTPLPDAQDSPCSLTSEDIAGEAKGEEGKLLGVSEPLPVPELLGLSLEEKRPAVACYVDQQQETLVQLQRSGLVRRRAERLERLSGLSQEGLHSLEPLDSPHSGAREGPSPVEVEFSAFPEDFPKSSTPCPVPLELLVVPLTNEVLLGAVGSGGLTPNSSPHGSTLTRSSSSDSIRSVRGKPGLVRQRAQEIETRMRLAGLTVPSSLKRSNSLAKLGSLNFSAEDLCSVCSSDAGTLLLLSLSPEPGLEWECPSTSSSAQPRAHRDQTTPERALSGGPRS; encoded by the exons GAGACTTACCTCAGCACCTGCAGGTGATGATCAACATTCTTCGCTCGGAGGACCGAATCAAACTG GCGGTGCGGTTGGAGAGTGCCTGGTCAGACAGAGTGCGTTACATGGTGGTGGTGTACACCAGCGGACGACAGGACACAGAGGAGAACATCCTGCTGGGTATAGACTTCAGCGACAAGGACAG TAAAAGCTGCTCCGTTGGCATGGTGCTGCCTCTGTGGAGTGACACCAAGATCCATCTGGATGGAGATGG GGGTTTCAGTGTGAACACAGTGAGCCGGAATCATGTCTTCAAACCTGTGTCTGTACAGGCCATGTG GTCGGCTCTGCAGATCCTCCACAAGGTGTGTGAGGTGTCCCGCAGGTACAACTACTTCCCCGGGGGCATGGCCCTCACCTGGATGGGTTACTATGAGAGCTGCATCGCCTCAGAGCAGAGCTGCATCAATGAGTGGAACGCCATGAGAGACCTGGAGACCTTGCGGCCTGACTCTCCCACCATGTTTGTCGACAG GCCCACAGAAAGGGAGCGGACAGAGTGCCTTATCAAAGCCAAACTCCGTAGCATCATGATGTTCCAGGACCTGGAGAACGTCACCTCTAAACAG ATCCGGACGGAGCTGGAGCAGCATATGAGCTGTAACCTGATGCAGTACAAGGAGTTCATCGACAACGAGATGCTGCTGATCCTGGGCCAGATGGACAAGGCAACACTCATATTTGACCACCTCTATCTG GGATCTGAATGGAATGCCTCCAATCTGGAAGAGCTTCAGGACACTGG GGTGGGCTATATCCTCAACGTCACCAGGGAGATAGATAACTTCTTCCCAGGAACATTCTCCTACCACAACATACGGGTCTATGATGAGGAGACTACAGACCTGCTGGCCCACTGGAACGAGACATACAACTTCATAGTTAAAGCAAA GAAGAACCACTCCAAGTGTCTGGTCCACTGTAAGATGGGTGTCAGCCGCTCGGCCTCCACCGTTATTGCTTACGCCATGAAGGAGTATGGTTGGTCACTGGAGAAGGCCTTCAACTTTGTCAAGCAGAAGAGAAGCATCACACGGCCCAACACAGGCTTCATGAGACAGCTGGCTGAGTATGAGGGCATCCTGGATGCCAG TAAGCAGCGTCACAACAAGCTGTGGCGTCCTGACCGCCCCGACCCAGACTGTGACCTCCATGAGGGACTGCAGGCCCAGTGCTGTGGGGGGGAGTACCCAGCGAACCGTACCCCTGAGCCGGGGATGTCCCCCTGCTATGAGGAGGCTCTTGAGGAGAAGGGGGCGGCATGTCCCCTTTCCCCCTGCAGGATGATCAGTCTGGAGGTGGACCCcgcctacaacaactactacttcCGCAGGCTGTCTGACTCGGCCCTGGACAGTGACCCCTCCACGCCGGTGCGCGCTCCGCCCCTACTGGACATGGAGCGGGTCTTCATAGAGATCGAGGACGTGGAGCGCGACGCCCTGCTGGATGACGAGGCCTTTGAGGGGCGGGAGGGCCTGCCGCTGCCACACTTTGGGCTGGCTGGGGTGGGGACGGCGGCCCAGACCTCTTGCCGGGGACCAGAGCCCCTGGAAGAGCTGCGCCTGCGTCTGGAGTTCAGCActgtagaggaggaggatgaggaggaggttcAGAAAGATGAAGCAGAGATGGAGGCGTTAGCACAGCCAGGAGGAAGAGTGGGGAGTGCAGGAggaggtgatggagaggtggagatggttcaggaagaggagggagagaaggaggacaaTGGGCTGGACCTGGTAACCCTGAACCAGAACTCCAACAATAACAACCACTTTAATACCCTGTCCAGCCTCAAT GACACTGCTCCTTCCAAACCCGCTCACCCAGTCAAGCCTTCAGCCCTCTCGCGATCAGACAACAAGCCCAGCCATAACATGGATTCATTGACCCAGGATTCTGATCTCTGCCTTAACCCCACACACCTCCCCAGTGTGCCCAGTGTCTTTGTGGAGGTCCCAAgtgccactctccctctcccacttacCTCCCCCGACACACCCTGTTCCCCCAGCCTGCTGCACCCCTGTGGCCCTCTGTGTGACTGTGCCAACTGTGCTGCTCTGCCCTCTACACCTCTGCCTGATGCCCAGGACTCCCCCTGCTCTCTGACATCTGAGGACATTGCTGGTGAGGCCAAGGGTGAGGAAGGGAAGCTTTTAGGGGTCTCTgagcctctccctgtcccagagcTGCTGGGACTGAGCCTGGAGGAGAAGAGGCCGGCGGTGGCCTGCTACGTGGACCAGCAGCAGGAGACTCTAGTGCAGCTACAGAGGTCAGGGCTGGTCCGCCGAAGggcagagaggctggagaggctgTCAGGTCTGTCCCAGGAGGGGCTTCATTCCTTGGAGCCTCTAGACAGCCCCCACTCAGGAGCCAGAGAGGGTCCCAGTCCTGTGGAGGTAGAGTTctcagccttcccagaagacttcCCCAAGTCCTCCACACCATGCCCAGTGCCCCTGGAGCTTCTGGTGGTTCCTCTGACTAACGAGGTCCTGCTGGGTGCAGTGGGGTCTGGGGGGCTGACGCCCAACTCTTCCCCCCATGGCTCCACACTGACACGTAGCTCCAGCAGTGACAGCATCCGCAGCGTCAGGGGCAAACCCGGCCTGGTGCGCCAGAGGGCTCAGGAGATCGAGACCCGCATGCGGCTGGCCGGCCTCACCGTGCCCTCAAGCCTCAAACGATCCAACTCACTGGCCAAACTGGGCAGTCTCAACTTCTCGGCCGAAGACCTGTGCTCCGTCTGCTCCTCGGATGCAGGcaccctcctgctcctctctctttccccagagCCAGGCCTAGAATGGGAGTgcccctccacctcttcctccgcCCAGCCCAGAGCACACAGGGACCAGACCACCCCAGAGAGAGCACTGTCCGGGGGTCCCAGGAGCTga